Genomic segment of Staphylococcus muscae:
CAATTAGTGTCCAATCCCATTCCATTAACATTTAACCATCCCCTTTATTTGGTTAATTATATTAGAATAAGTCTGCTTCCCAAGTTGTTTCAGTATCTTCATGTAATTGGTAATTTTTATCAATTACCAATGTTTCGATATTCTCAACTGCACGATCCAACATTTCTTCAAAATCAAATCCTGATTCATATTTCAATACTTTGTCATACTGTGGTTCAGTAACAGGGTGTTTTGGTGTAAAAATTGTACAACAGTCTTCAAACGGTTGGATAGATGTTTCAAACGTACCAATCGCTTTCGCTTTTGCGACAATCTCTTCCTTGTCCAACGATAGTAACGGTCTTAAGATTGGCGTAGATGTAACAGCATTAATCGCATACATACTCTTCAATGTTTGACTCGCTACTTGTCCTAGATTTTCCCCATTTACAATTGCGTCTGCTTCGATTTGATGTGCTAATTTGTCTGCAATGCGCAACATCATACGACGTGTAGATGTCATCGTATAACGTTCATGTACGACTTTATGAATTTGTTTTTGTACTTCTGTGAATGGAACAATGTGCAATTTAATCGTACCAACACGCTCTGCCATAATACGTGTTAATTCAATCACTTTTTGCTTTGCTTTTTCACTCGTAAACGGTGGACTGTGGAAATGAATCGCTTCAATTGTCACACCTCGACGCATTACTTCCATACCTGCAACAGGTGAATCAATACCGCCTGACAACATCAATAATGTTTTGCCACCTGTTCCAACCGGAAGTCCACCAATTGCTTCGATTGTACGATCATACATATAAATCGCATCCAAACGAACTTCTACCATAATTTGATGATCAGGCTTACGAACATCAACGTGTAATCCTGGAACATGTTTTAGCACTTCACCGCCGACCATACGTTGGATTGCAAATGTTTCGTATTCAAATTGCTTATCGCTGCGTTTCACTTCTACTTTGAAACTGTCGCCTTCATGATATTTTTCAGCAAACTTTATGGCATGCGCGTATACAGAATCCATATTTTTTTCAATTTTTAGCACCGGACTGATAGAGTGTACACCGAAAACTTTCGAAATACGTGACATCATTTCTTCTACATCAGCCTGTGGATCTAATTCGATATACATGCGGTCTCGGTTTGCTTTAACTTCATATCCCTTTAATGGCATCAATGATCGCTTCACATTGGAACGCAATTGGTTAACGAAAACTTTTCGATTACCACCTTTTAATGTTAATTCTCCATATCTTACAAGTAGATGATCATATATCATTATTCTAGTAACTCCTTCACTTCTTTATATACTTTGTCAAAAGCGTGTTTAAATT
This window contains:
- the thiI gene encoding tRNA uracil 4-sulfurtransferase ThiI, producing the protein MIYDHLLVRYGELTLKGGNRKVFVNQLRSNVKRSLMPLKGYEVKANRDRMYIELDPQADVEEMMSRISKVFGVHSISPVLKIEKNMDSVYAHAIKFAEKYHEGDSFKVEVKRSDKQFEYETFAIQRMVGGEVLKHVPGLHVDVRKPDHQIMVEVRLDAIYMYDRTIEAIGGLPVGTGGKTLLMLSGGIDSPVAGMEVMRRGVTIEAIHFHSPPFTSEKAKQKVIELTRIMAERVGTIKLHIVPFTEVQKQIHKVVHERYTMTSTRRMMLRIADKLAHQIEADAIVNGENLGQVASQTLKSMYAINAVTSTPILRPLLSLDKEEIVAKAKAIGTFETSIQPFEDCCTIFTPKHPVTEPQYDKVLKYESGFDFEEMLDRAVENIETLVIDKNYQLHEDTETTWEADLF